From Fusarium musae strain F31 chromosome 8, whole genome shotgun sequence:
CGGTTAGATAGATATAGCCTTTTATGATGATGTGAAAGAGCTGAAGATGCCAGGAAGATGCACGGGGCTGATTCAAAGCTCAGGCCAAAAAAAAAGCAGTTGTTCGTGCCAGTGGCAAACTGGTCTTTCACCAGGGCCCCATGTTCATCAGCAGTGTACCTCGAACAAAAGACTTGGGAGGTGCAACGCAGTGTAGACTATTGTCCACTGTCATGCTTCACATGTTGGACTTGCGTTCATATGGCATGCTGAAGCGAACATGCTTGTAAagcggttgatgatgagcacGTCACAAGCAGCAGCCCGGTATGGCTATTGAGTAAAGGTTTCCATGTgtgtgttgttgctgttgtcgtTGCCGTTGTTCGTTCGTTCAGTTCCCTGAACTCCATTCGTAGAGAATGCGTGGGAAACTAAGAGACTACTTGGTAGCTGTCTCTGTGGCAAACATTTACGTACTCAGCGATATTTCTTCCAGGGAACATTCGGTTCCGGTGCAGGAGGATTTTCACCTCTCTCGCTACTGTCATCGGAACAAGAGCCGTCAGACTCTTCACCAAGGCGATCTGCAATAGAGCTATTATGCGAGTCATGATCATGGCGGAATGGTGCCAGACCCTGGTCACAACTGCCTTTCCGGTCCTTTGGTGGCTCAGCTGTGGAATTAAGCTGTGCGTCGGTCACAGACATCAGGCCATTCCTAATTTGGCGGCGAATCCTCTTGGGGACTGGGGCATCGGTTTCGCTGCTGGCGGACCTCTTGAGGCTCAAGGGCTGCGCTCTCGGAGAAATATCATGACTAATTGTGCTCGGTGATGATTGCTcgctggaagaagagcatGAAGTCGGAGATGGAGGTGGAGTGCCGGGACGTCTTGTCGCAAAACTCTCATCCCTATCGAGCGGCCCAAGGTCTtcggatgaggaagagaccTGAGAGTCGATGCTCAGCCTTTCTTCCTCAGAACTTTCCCTCTCAGGTTGAGACATCCCAGGCTCTGTTTGGGGAGTATCTGGCTCTGAGGTGGTATGCACCGGCCGCGAAAAGGGAGACACAGGGCGCTCAATCTCACGCGTACCTATCAAAACGTGAGCGAAATTGAGATAATCGGGGATGAAACATACCATTATAAGCATCCTCCCAAGACCAGTgcaagaggttgagaaatACCTCGACGTCGAAATCGTCAGTGATAACGTCGTCACTCATGGCTAGAGTTTCTTGTCTGTGGTAAGTTGATGAAAGTTTTGTTGTTCTGATGGATATCCCTTGACATTAGAGAGCATGCCTTGAGAAGATGAAAGAGCTACTCGTGTTCGTTAAATATGTGTTTCTTGAAATGAACAAACTTTTAAACGCAGACTTTATGTCTTAGTGCTTCGTTTGATAGGGCAAGAAAATAATCATAaagaagctttattattGAGCACTTTTTGTAAAGTTTGACAGTGTTATTATCGTGATACTTTTCGTTTTGGAAGTTTGGTACATGTTGCCTAAAGTCTAACTGCATGACTGTGTATACCCCCAAGATCTCACGCTTTTCGCATAGCCAAGTGTAAAAAGCATTCAATGTCTAGAGATTCAATGGTAAGGTTTATGATGTTAACCAAAATTTGTCATTATAGCCGTATGGCGGATTTCCAGTGGTAGATTGTTGAACTCAACAAGGCTGAAGGCTTCCCATTTCATCCGCATTATTGCGGATTCGCCTACAGTTAATACGATAGTGAGATAATGAATGGAAAGTTTGATGGTACGGTCACGGCCATAGCCGAAGCGGTTTCCGACCTTGTTTCCAAAGAGTGGCTCCGTTGTGTGCACGGTCTTGTTGGTTGCCTTCGGTGATCTCCATTCTTGGAGATTACACGACCAACAAACCACTCACCGTCGGGTTGTGGATCATTTATAACCAGCGCGAGTCCCCAATCCGTTGATCTCAAATTTTTTCTCAAATCACGCAAAATGGCTTCGTCAACATCAGACATCCCGTGCATTCTGCCACGGCTTCCCCAAGAACTAACCAATGCCATTTCTCGGTACCTTGAAGGAAGCGACATCAAGGCCCTGCGTGAAACATGCTCAGCAATGGCCAGGGCCGTATCACTCCATTTCGACCGTGTATTCATATCCGCAAATTCCCTCAATATCCAAGTCTTTAAAGCGATCGCAGACCACGATACTTATCGCCACCAAGTTTATGAGATCATCTGGGATGACGCTCGTTTGTCTACTGGGCCGGAGCTCTGGGAATCCAGGGTAGAATTGGACGGGAACAATTGGGGGCTAGATATGGCTGTAACTGAGAATGGATGTCCGAGGTGGTTTCAGAAATATTCCAGTACATCAGATGTTGAATCGTACTACAACTACAACACGCCCGTTGCTGACAATCATATGGGACTCGCAGAGTGCTGGGGCTATTACAAGCCGTTGTTGGAAGACCAGAAGGAGGTTTTGGCAAGCAATGCCGATATTGAAGCCTTCAAGTATGGTCTGCAGCGTTTCACGAGCTTAACAAGGATCACCATCACGCCGGCGACTCACGGGAGGCTTGGGCAACCACTATACGGAACTCCTATGATCAGGTCGTTTCCTCCCGGATTCGACTACCCAATCCCAAAGCAATGG
This genomic window contains:
- a CDS encoding hypothetical protein (EggNog:ENOG41); translation: MSDDVITDDFDVEVFLNLLHWSWEDAYNGTREIERPVSPFSRPVHTTSEPDTPQTEPGMSQPERESSEEERLSIDSQVSSSSEDLGPLDRDESFATRRPGTPPPSPTSCSSSSEQSSPSTISHDISPRAQPLSLKRSASSETDAPVPKRIRRQIRNGLMSVTDAQLNSTAEPPKDRKGSCDQGLAPFRHDHDSHNSSIADRLGEESDGSCSDDSSERGENPPAPEPNVPWKKYR